The segment AGTTTTGCTTTTGCCCACACCCCAATAAGTGTGTATGCAGAGTAAATATTGATAATCAAACACAGATGCATTTTCTTTACAGCCAAAGTTTGATAAAACACAGCCGAAAGTTTGTAGTTATTTGATCGTTAACGAACCATGTTGtaagaaaaaattgaatatatatgtGACCAACTCTTTGAATAACAAAAGTTTCTCTTTAAGGTACATGTATgtgaaattttagaaataatattataaatatttggaGATTAAGAAGGCAACAAAATTtcagaataataataaattatattgtgATATGcattatatttatgaaatataacatatatagaaatttaatatttgttggTTGTTATATTTCGATCTGTATTTTTAGACTATTTCTAGGTtgaataatataatagtttttaatgtaaaaacaaccatatatataattatgtaatacacaaacttaataaaataaacatcaattaaataataattttaatttagaaatGTCTATAGTGTTAATTTATAATTCTTATCCCATAATCATATTATAATGCTTCTATGTTGgactattatataaaacaaagttTCTAATGGTATAGCTacaattcatttttaaattattttctctaCCAGAAAATATCACaacttgaaaattttaatattttaaattaaaatattaattatataatttttaaataaatcaaaatttacttCCCAATATTTTGGATTCGCTATTTAATATTTacgacatataacatatatataacttcTGTGTGTAGTTAGATAAAAGacatattaaaatacaaaacacatttcaaaaattttaattacgAAAACAGTATTACATCATTCTAGATAAAAAAGTAGGAGTTTAACGACAAAGAGAAGAAAGCCTATTCTAACGTATTTTTGTCTTCTTCAGCTGAATGActatttaatactatttttaaatagCATAAATTTTCGCTAtcttgatttaaaaattagaaagtaataaaattgagaaaataatGTAGAAAAGAATTGaaatattagaataaaattgggggaaattaaattttcttaaaaatataaaaatacaactaaataaaagttaaaaccaaaccatttaaataataattaaaataaaagttgaaCAAATTAAATTGTGTTTAATAGTTGTATCAGTTccttaaaaacaaatttgaagaaaaataattaatacacTTAATATCTATCAAAATAATACACTCcctaaaattaattaactatagacaaaacaaaaaaaataatcaatagcGCACCACTTCTATATATCGTTTTTCAGCATTCATTCATAATAAactagaatctataaaagataACATTAGgcaaaaaaacatcaaaaattgaaaaactaaccacaaatcaaacataaaccacaaatacgaaaaagtttatgaaataatttaaatagaaaaaaacatgaataatGAGTAATATGTGCAGAATACTAAAAAATGATCACATAGCATTTGAggaataataatatataaaaaaacattttcattttaGTAAACAGAAAATATCCTAAAGtaaaaaaggaagaaacaacaataaatcaaacaatCCCTATTTTGTCCTAACAGATATGTCAAATTTTTATGTCAAACTTTTATGCGAAAGACGATGGTAtcaatatcaaaaaattaaccAATCATAAGTTAACATTTCCATATGATAAATAAAGAATCCAAAGAAATATAACATCAAATATTATGTTaatagaatttaatatttttatttatatactattttttatttaatttttacttaatattctcatattttaatatctatATTCTCATATCAGAATTTCTCATTACtatctttaatttatttttactttgctttaactaaaaacaaaccaagaaCCATCGTATactttttgatttatatgattttaaccaaactaaaactgaaatatacCTGTAGCCcgaaaaatttaattaaaacaaaaaaatcagaacAATGTTTAGTTTGGTTTGCTTGACCAATCCCttattcttttttgtcaactacctccacattttagtttatatacttGGAATTCATTTTATGTTACAGattattaaaattaagtttACTAAATTCAATTTTACACCAGCAATCATATTAAACAGTATCTATTCCAGTATTGAGAAATTGATTTTACATTAATAACATAATCTTTCTATCGGAACATTCGCATTAATAACATGATCTTTAATGATATTTCAGTGCATTATTAGAGAATTATTTTCTTCctattcatttatttatgaTACGATATATATTTTCCAATCAAGATGATTTAATCCacatccaaaataaaaacatttcaaattaattatactaaaaaacaaaattaagtaTAATATAAAATGCAACATTTCACCTAgacataaaaatatcaaattttaaaatatataaactgcGCATAGCACGATGAGAATCTCTAACAGTGAGATTTTACTTTGACAATTTAATCAAATACGTCAAGCATTTCAAAAGACGAATACAGTGTCAACCAAAGAATTATCTCAACCGCAGTTTTACCTATTCAACGAAACAAAAAATATGAAGACAAATCAAAgctattgagaaaaaaaaatccaacgtctgtcttttccttttcttcctGTCCCACCACATAATGTATTATGATTCGGCATTAATAAGTGCATCCAAATCTATTTTCACCTATTTCtttaaaagaattatatatcCAATTACGAAAAAACTTTTGAAAAGATCTACATCCAATCAAAACTTAATTAAACGTACCAAATaattcttaatattattataatacctcatcttaaacataaattatttacaaagaCTCTAGTGTAAATAAAAGGTGAAACTAATGGGATTTGTAGAAAAAGATTATCAAACGAAACATTCTGTTCACTTTTTCACTAATGACATCATGATAGTTCCCTCCACTAGGGAGATTCCGATAAGTATTTGCATCAATGAAGAACAAATATATCAAAAGCTTtataatgagaaaaaaatgagTGAATTAAATAAGACagattagaagaagaaaaagattaaGCATTGATAGCTGCAGAAGATTTGACTGATATGAATCTCATTACTTCCACCAATTGAAACATCTCATTCCTTGTTCAATTCCTAAAACAAGCAAAACCAGAACGACTACTCATTACCATAAGAAAAACAATGATTCACAAAGcatgttttctctgtttttttgtttaaatataaaagCATGTTTTTTACTCCTTATACATTATACGAGACGCACGACAAATATACCTACGTCACAAGAAACAATCACTTCTCAATGTATCATCCTCAAGACAAACCATCAAATTTTTAACATCACATCGGATAAGTAGTATCACTTGAAACTAAACAAACTCACAACTGCCCACATGAATATGGTTTCCAACTCTCGAAGCCTAAACGTATCTTGCTGTGAAAGTATGACATGTTTTTAGTAGGACGGATTCTGGTAAGCATCTCTAGCACGAGAGTAGCAAACGTAATAGAACTGAGAGACGATGGCGGTGAAGAGGGTAAAAGCAGCACCGGCTGCAAACACTCCTTTCCTTATAACTTCACAGCTCGGCGGGTTATCGATGTTCCACATCTTCCTGTATTTCGTGTGGTACGCGTTTCTGATTGATGCCGCAAGCAAACATACCTCAGCGACCAGGAAGAATACCCTGCAGCAACACAACAGTAATAAAAAATGATCAAACCACAATCTGAATGTAAAAGACTTTATCTATTGGGAAGACTTGTTGGTACCAGCAAATGAGGAAGAGAAGGAGGGCACAAGCTCTTGAACCGCCGGGGTTTAGGGACCTCCCACAGCAGAAGCAGCGGCTAGCACTCATAATAAGGACTTGGCTTATAAAGAGGAGAAGGAATGCACCAGCTCCATAGCTCGTAGCAATGTCCGTGCCGTACACGCAGT is part of the Raphanus sativus cultivar WK10039 chromosome 5, ASM80110v3, whole genome shotgun sequence genome and harbors:
- the LOC108856822 gene encoding uncharacterized protein LOC108856822, coding for MASKLVVIIVFILDLVAVGLAIAAEQRRSVGKVVTDTEKTYEYCVYGTDIATSYGAGAFLLLFISQVLIMSASRCFCCGRSLNPGGSRACALLLFLICWVFFLVAEVCLLAASIRNAYHTKYRKMWNIDNPPSCEVIRKGVFAAGAAFTLFTAIVSQFYYVCYSRARDAYQNPSY